A window of the Butyricimonas faecalis genome harbors these coding sequences:
- the mdh gene encoding malate dehydrogenase produces MKVTVVGAGNVGATCANCIAEKDIVNEVVLLDIKEGVAEGKSLDMWQTAPINLYDTRIKGVTNDYEATNNSEVVVITSGLPRKPGMSRDDLIATNAGIVKSVTENIIKHSPNAKIIIVSNPLDVMCYCAYLTAKIDSSRVFGMAGILDTARYRAFLAEALNVSPKDIQALLLGGHGDTMVPLPRYTTVSGIPVTDLIDHDTLNAIIERTKVGGGELVKLMGTSAWYAPGAAAAQMVEAIVCNHRRIFPVCALLNGEYGMNNIYLGVPVVLGKNGIEKIIEVKLDKDEQELLAQSAKAVRSVMDVLDNMKLF; encoded by the coding sequence ATGAAAGTAACAGTTGTAGGAGCAGGAAACGTTGGTGCAACTTGCGCGAACTGCATCGCAGAAAAGGACATTGTCAATGAAGTTGTTCTTTTGGACATTAAAGAAGGCGTTGCTGAGGGTAAATCATTGGATATGTGGCAAACCGCCCCGATCAATCTTTATGACACCCGTATCAAAGGTGTAACGAACGATTACGAGGCTACCAATAATTCAGAAGTTGTGGTAATCACTTCAGGTCTTCCCCGTAAACCGGGAATGAGCCGGGATGACTTAATCGCAACAAACGCCGGTATTGTAAAATCAGTTACTGAAAATATTATCAAGCACTCCCCGAATGCCAAGATCATTATCGTGTCCAACCCGCTTGACGTAATGTGCTACTGCGCTTACTTGACGGCCAAGATTGACTCAAGCCGCGTGTTCGGTATGGCCGGTATTCTGGATACGGCTCGTTACAGAGCATTCCTGGCTGAAGCATTGAATGTTTCCCCGAAAGATATTCAAGCCTTGTTATTAGGCGGACACGGGGACACGATGGTTCCGCTCCCAAGATACACCACGGTTTCAGGTATTCCGGTAACGGACTTGATTGACCATGACACGTTGAACGCCATCATCGAAAGAACGAAAGTTGGCGGTGGAGAGTTGGTTAAATTGATGGGAACCTCAGCATGGTACGCTCCCGGTGCAGCAGCAGCCCAAATGGTTGAAGCTATCGTATGCAACCACAGAAGAATATTCCCGGTTTGCGCCTTGTTAAACGGTGAATACGGAATGAACAACATCTATCTAGGAGTTCCGGTAGTCTTGGGCAAGAACGGTATCGAAAAAATCATCGAGGTAAAACTTGATAAAGATGAACAAGAATTATTAGCTCAATCAGCTAAAGCTGTTAGATCAGTAATGGATGTACTTGACAACATGAAATTATTTTAA
- a CDS encoding RagB/SusD family nutrient uptake outer membrane protein, with amino-acid sequence MMKTRKYIAVIFAVMVMGISGCNDDLFLEEHPDTFYTAEDAFKTVDQVKACVTNMYAHARYWLQNDVFLKGAGTDMFDTPMWRSSGNGMSNFSSWSTDKSEVKNIYEAYYQLVSYANQTLEGTEVKTLNWDSEDDRARVRAQANFFRGFAYLTLGELFGGVPEVTKFYQEPRYDFTRMTREETYRFAIQDLKHAADTLPDYPGEAGDVAKGAAYHYLAEAYLALATELGDDRELLQQSILYATKVTELHALMTERFGSRAKPGSGEAMNGVEAYYPDGDVFFDLFQRGNLDYAEGNTEALWTLQNDVTVWHNFGGSHFLPYAGSFSPVLREMRWKSEYSESNAGYGPWNTNIDESVYPGGNLCAYVGGRGVSFNAPTNYMINDIWAGDFATDIRNSKANIRREFVCIDTKHSKYGQIVTADMLDESNMDHYYPVWTKFAPVDDWGYEDLVYGGNRTNTFRDEYACRLAETYLLRAEAYFRMGDAGSAANDINQLRGRAQCSRMATAGDISFAFILDERARELFMEERRWCTLLRMQGSVMEDQLRAHAYYIADYPTYTGTIEWKLFPIPQKAIDANIDAKLEQNPGWN; translated from the coding sequence ATGATGAAAACTAGAAAATATATTGCGGTTATTTTTGCCGTTATGGTAATGGGAATTTCCGGATGTAACGATGATCTTTTTTTGGAAGAACATCCCGACACGTTTTACACGGCTGAAGATGCTTTCAAGACCGTGGATCAGGTAAAGGCTTGCGTGACGAATATGTATGCCCACGCTCGTTATTGGTTACAGAATGACGTGTTTTTAAAGGGGGCAGGTACCGATATGTTTGATACCCCGATGTGGCGGTCAAGCGGTAACGGGATGTCTAATTTCTCTTCGTGGTCCACGGATAAAAGTGAAGTGAAGAATATTTACGAGGCTTATTATCAGTTAGTGAGTTATGCCAACCAGACGTTGGAAGGGACAGAAGTGAAAACCTTGAACTGGGATAGCGAGGATGACCGGGCGCGGGTACGGGCACAGGCTAATTTCTTCCGGGGATTTGCTTACCTCACTTTGGGTGAGTTGTTCGGGGGAGTTCCCGAGGTGACGAAATTCTACCAGGAGCCCCGCTATGATTTTACCCGGATGACCCGGGAGGAGACGTATCGGTTCGCCATTCAAGATTTGAAGCATGCGGCGGATACTTTGCCTGATTATCCGGGAGAGGCGGGAGACGTGGCGAAAGGTGCGGCCTATCATTATTTGGCAGAGGCTTATCTGGCCTTGGCTACCGAGCTGGGGGATGATCGGGAATTGTTGCAGCAATCCATTCTTTACGCGACCAAGGTTACCGAGTTACACGCTTTGATGACCGAGCGGTTCGGTTCCCGGGCAAAGCCGGGGTCCGGTGAGGCCATGAATGGAGTCGAGGCTTATTACCCGGACGGGGATGTCTTTTTCGATCTTTTTCAACGGGGGAACTTGGATTATGCCGAGGGAAATACCGAGGCTTTGTGGACGTTGCAAAATGATGTGACGGTTTGGCATAACTTCGGGGGAAGTCATTTTTTGCCTTACGCCGGAAGTTTTTCTCCCGTGTTGAGGGAGATGCGTTGGAAAAGCGAATATTCGGAATCGAATGCCGGGTATGGCCCGTGGAACACGAATATTGACGAATCTGTCTATCCCGGGGGAAATCTCTGTGCCTACGTCGGTGGCCGGGGGGTGTCTTTTAATGCCCCGACAAACTACATGATCAATGATATTTGGGCGGGTGATTTTGCCACGGATATTCGGAATTCAAAGGCGAATATCCGTCGGGAATTCGTGTGTATCGATACGAAACACAGTAAGTACGGTCAGATCGTGACGGCCGATATGCTGGACGAATCAAACATGGATCACTATTACCCGGTATGGACCAAATTCGCTCCCGTGGATGATTGGGGATACGAGGATTTGGTATACGGGGGAAATCGTACGAATACTTTCCGGGACGAGTATGCCTGTCGTTTAGCCGAAACTTATTTGTTACGGGCGGAGGCTTATTTCCGTATGGGGGATGCCGGTAGTGCCGCGAATGACATAAACCAGTTGCGCGGTCGGGCGCAATGTAGCCGCATGGCAACAGCGGGAGATATTTCTTTCGCTTTTATCTTGGACGAGAGAGCAAGGGAGTTGTTTATGGAGGAAAGAAGATGGTGTACGTTGTTGCGTATGCAAGGCTCTGTCATGGAGGATCAACTGCGGGCTCACGCGTATTACATTGCTGATTACCCGACTTACACGGGAACCATCGAGTGGAAATTATTCCCGATCCCGCAGAAAGCGATTGACGCGAATATTGATGCCAAGTTGGAACAGAATCCGGGTTGGAACTAG
- a CDS encoding SusC/RagA family TonB-linked outer membrane protein has translation MKNLDFFQKSVSKIGMMLLLGGLCMVGTISRSVAGEVDSTRVTKWKIFGRVIDEQGEPIIGAAILEQGTTNGCVTDTLGNYKLTVKAGAVLRVSFVGYVTREIVLKKEGMRNVRLRVDHEELDEVVVVGYGSVARKNFTGSVSVINTAESPLALLPNTNSMDALRGTVTGITVSQQQGAGQAPSLQVRGQKSIGRSTSNPLIVMDGVIFMGSLRDIDPNIIESMSVLKDATSLAAYGSQAANGVVMITTKQGKLGKPVLNFNASWTLSEMANRPEVLSPENYIKKINATQHLAEDADPSAWMSGFELENYKNGKTTDWLDYVSRAGLMQSYSASVSGATEKLNYFLSASHVDQEGVIVGDDYKREALSLRLQSDVASWLQVGTQMGYTFNDYSGPTTYNLVQALRLTPYGRVTRPNGELEKFPRELGAGLTNPLWLVNSGMVDDHDTYATTLIKGHVLVKCPWLEGLTYRVNAAYSWENVERDYFEHEGYFVAEGTSEDRYSASALSGFLSKANGYSARTKNTYWVMDHIVNFNRQFGKHFIDATYVYTRDSKRYDYRKMTGSDFSDQGNTVLGADGLVYAKTQKITNIDKTKHNNIGYLGRISYNYNDTYHVSVSVRRDGSSVFGKNSKWGVFPAVGVAWTVSNERFMKRVSFIDYLKLKGSWGKNGNQSLDPYMTLSRIKLGQQGGIGYPFGNESTISWGQRYDKLGNADLGWETTEAFNYGFDLGLLGSRIYLEFDGYFSKTTDQIFDRLLPVMNNGLTSMKATMGQIDNWGIEATLTTRNVWTKDWNWSTAVTFYLNRNKLKDLYGDGKDDISNSLFIGKSLGAIYGYKSIGIVQEEDIEYIEANNAAPGDVKFANLDGSEDGKITANDRTILGYNKENFRMSLSSTLKYKNLELYFLFAGVFGGNGYGLSQNTYAYQTATGTVWDNNLNHGWWTPENRSNKYPRVDYADNRFTPLQSYGFVRLQDLSLSYTFHQDWLSRLQITGLKVFFAAKNLFTITNWDGGDPEIKQTLGGSYGYPLAAMYSFGVNLTF, from the coding sequence ATGAAGAATCTAGATTTTTTTCAGAAAAGCGTTAGTAAAATCGGCATGATGTTATTGCTTGGTGGCCTGTGTATGGTGGGAACAATTTCTCGAAGTGTTGCGGGCGAAGTCGATTCGACGCGAGTGACAAAGTGGAAAATATTTGGTCGAGTGATTGATGAACAAGGAGAACCAATTATCGGGGCCGCCATCTTGGAACAAGGAACAACCAATGGATGCGTGACCGATACGTTGGGCAATTACAAGTTAACGGTAAAGGCCGGAGCCGTACTTCGGGTTTCTTTTGTCGGGTATGTTACCCGGGAAATCGTGTTAAAAAAGGAAGGGATGCGAAATGTCCGGCTGCGGGTGGATCATGAAGAGTTGGATGAGGTGGTTGTCGTGGGATATGGTTCCGTGGCCCGGAAGAATTTTACGGGGTCCGTGAGCGTGATTAACACCGCCGAATCTCCTTTGGCTTTGTTGCCGAATACGAACTCGATGGATGCGTTGCGGGGAACGGTAACGGGTATTACCGTGTCGCAACAACAAGGAGCGGGACAGGCGCCTTCTTTACAAGTACGAGGGCAAAAATCGATCGGGAGATCGACATCCAACCCGTTGATCGTGATGGATGGGGTGATTTTCATGGGGAGTTTGCGGGATATAGACCCCAATATTATCGAAAGCATGAGCGTGTTGAAAGACGCGACGTCTTTGGCTGCTTATGGATCACAGGCTGCCAACGGGGTGGTGATGATCACGACGAAACAGGGGAAATTGGGAAAACCCGTGCTGAATTTTAATGCATCGTGGACGTTGTCGGAGATGGCGAATCGTCCGGAGGTGTTGAGTCCGGAGAATTATATTAAAAAAATTAATGCGACCCAGCATCTGGCGGAGGACGCCGATCCGTCAGCTTGGATGAGTGGATTCGAGCTAGAGAATTATAAAAACGGCAAGACTACGGATTGGTTGGATTACGTGAGCCGGGCGGGACTGATGCAGAGTTATTCGGCATCCGTATCCGGAGCGACGGAAAAATTGAATTATTTCCTATCCGCTTCTCACGTTGATCAGGAGGGGGTGATTGTTGGCGATGATTATAAACGGGAGGCTTTGTCGCTCCGTTTGCAAAGTGACGTGGCTTCTTGGTTGCAAGTCGGGACACAGATGGGATATACCTTTAATGATTACTCCGGTCCCACGACTTACAATCTGGTACAGGCCTTGCGTTTGACCCCTTACGGCCGTGTGACTCGTCCGAACGGTGAACTGGAGAAGTTCCCGAGAGAATTGGGGGCCGGGTTGACAAATCCCTTGTGGCTCGTGAATAGCGGTATGGTGGATGATCATGATACTTATGCCACGACTTTAATCAAGGGGCATGTGCTTGTGAAATGTCCTTGGTTGGAAGGACTGACTTACCGGGTAAATGCCGCTTATTCCTGGGAGAACGTGGAACGGGATTATTTCGAGCATGAGGGGTATTTTGTGGCAGAGGGAACTTCTGAAGATCGGTATTCAGCCTCGGCATTATCCGGTTTCTTGAGTAAGGCGAACGGGTATAGCGCCCGCACGAAGAACACGTACTGGGTAATGGACCATATCGTGAATTTTAATCGTCAGTTCGGGAAACATTTTATTGATGCGACCTACGTTTACACGAGGGATTCCAAACGGTATGACTACCGGAAGATGACCGGAAGTGATTTCTCGGATCAAGGGAATACCGTCTTGGGAGCCGATGGACTGGTATATGCCAAAACACAGAAAATCACGAATATCGATAAGACAAAGCATAATAATATCGGGTATCTGGGGCGAATCAGCTATAATTATAACGACACGTATCATGTAAGTGTTTCCGTGCGTCGGGACGGATCGTCCGTGTTCGGGAAGAATTCGAAATGGGGAGTTTTCCCGGCAGTCGGGGTGGCATGGACGGTTTCAAATGAACGTTTTATGAAACGGGTGTCGTTCATCGATTATTTAAAGTTGAAGGGATCGTGGGGTAAGAATGGTAATCAATCTCTGGATCCGTACATGACATTGTCTCGGATAAAGTTAGGACAACAAGGCGGCATCGGTTATCCTTTCGGCAATGAATCGACGATTAGCTGGGGCCAACGCTATGATAAACTGGGAAATGCCGATCTGGGTTGGGAGACAACAGAGGCATTTAACTATGGGTTTGACCTCGGTTTGTTGGGTAGCCGGATTTATTTGGAATTTGACGGTTATTTCTCGAAGACGACCGACCAGATTTTTGATCGATTGTTGCCCGTGATGAATAACGGGTTGACAAGTATGAAAGCCACGATGGGGCAGATTGATAACTGGGGGATAGAGGCCACGTTGACCACGCGGAATGTCTGGACGAAAGACTGGAATTGGAGTACGGCCGTGACGTTCTATCTGAACCGGAATAAATTGAAAGATTTATACGGTGACGGGAAAGATGATATCTCCAATAGTCTGTTTATCGGGAAATCCTTGGGAGCCATTTACGGTTATAAGTCAATAGGAATTGTACAGGAAGAAGATATTGAATACATCGAGGCAAATAACGCGGCACCCGGTGACGTGAAGTTTGCTAATTTGGACGGGAGCGAGGATGGTAAGATTACGGCAAACGATCGTACCATCCTGGGATATAACAAGGAAAACTTCCGGATGAGTTTGAGTAGCACGCTTAAATACAAGAATCTGGAGTTGTATTTCTTGTTCGCTGGCGTGTTCGGGGGAAATGGTTACGGGCTGAGCCAGAACACGTATGCTTACCAAACGGCAACGGGAACCGTGTGGGATAATAACCTGAATCATGGTTGGTGGACCCCGGAAAATAGGAGCAACAAGTATCCTCGTGTGGATTATGCCGACAATCGTTTTACCCCGCTGCAAAGTTATGGATTCGTGCGTTTGCAGGATTTAAGCCTTTCCTACACGTTCCACCAGGATTGGTTGAGTCGTTTGCAAATAACGGGTTTGAAGGTGTTTTTTGCAGCCAAGAACTTGTTCACGATCACGAATTGGGATGGTGGTGATCCGGAGATAAAGCAAACCTTGGGCGGTAGTTACGGTTATCCGTTAGCAGCCATGTATTCATTTGGAGTTAATTTGACATTTTAA
- a CDS encoding retropepsin-like aspartic protease, with protein MEIKIPIEIVELEDNSFHIIVSLQIGSIEGDFIIDTGASVTVIDKLTPFTYEPLDDVSEINSGGVCGEINEVQLVNITALQIGNHTIENVHAAVIDLQYVNSLYDKHLQRRIAGLLGSDFLVRHEAVIDYGNKALTLKVSA; from the coding sequence ATGGAGATAAAAATTCCGATAGAGATCGTTGAGCTGGAAGATAACAGTTTTCACATCATCGTCTCTCTGCAAATCGGTAGCATTGAGGGTGATTTTATTATAGACACGGGAGCATCCGTGACGGTCATAGATAAACTTACGCCGTTTACTTACGAGCCGCTGGATGATGTTTCCGAGATTAACTCCGGGGGGGTGTGCGGAGAAATCAATGAGGTTCAGCTTGTGAATATCACGGCTTTACAAATTGGCAACCACACGATAGAGAACGTACACGCGGCGGTCATCGACTTGCAGTACGTGAACTCTCTATACGACAAACACCTGCAGCGCAGGATTGCCGGATTGTTGGGAAGCGACTTTCTTGTCAGGCACGAGGCGGTCATTGATTATGGAAATAAGGCGTTAACATTAAAAGTATCTGCCTAA
- the secDF gene encoding protein translocase subunit SecDF, translated as MQNKGAITLLAVALALVSLYQLFFTYKTNQVENAAKEFANGNPIKEKEYLDSVANQPVYNFLGLAKFTYKECKELELNLGLDLKGGMNVTMEVDVVDVVKSLANHSTDPAFNQAIEEAVKMRVSSPKDFVTLFGEAFEKIAPGAQLASPAIFGTHEMKEKIKVGATNKEVLDVIRKEADGAIDNTFNILRTRIDRFGVAQPNIRKADISGRIVIELPGIKEPQRVRELLQGTAALEFYETFDNAKGQDAGEDAFINYLAAADQKLKEVLDAQVSNVVNEETTTQVSETAQEQDKESAILDAIKGESDSLKTVSSMAEYQKEHPLFAVLSPNMTQQGQPVGGSTIGYANIKDTAKINAYLRLPQVRSAFPRNARLLWEMKAVNGMVPLHAIKITTRNGKAPLEGDAVIDARQDYDQQGRPVVSMQMNGEGTKTWARLTKDNIGRCIAIVLDGMVASSPNVNDEIKGGSSQISGRFDVKEAGDLANILKSGKLPAPARIIADEVVGASLGQEAIQSGMWSFIIAFVLVLAYMLFFYSKSAGLAADIALLANLFFLFGILASIGAVLTLPGIAGIVLTMGMAVDANVLIYERIQEEIRAGKGLKLAIKEGYSNAYSAIIDGQLTTLLTGFILYYFGEGPIKGFATTLIIGILSSLFTAIFITRLILERAASKSDNVTFTTSFTADWLRNTKFPFLQKRKISYTLSGIVILLCFISLFTRGLDKGIDFVGGRTYTVTFAQDVHVGDVAEKLAGVYGSAPEVKTVGTANNVKITTKYRIAETGADVDANVDSLLYVGLQEMLPAGTDYETFRSVNLQQTQKIGPAVAEDMTRAAVWSVLFALVGIFIYIMVRFSKWQYGAGAVVGLAHNTIIVIGAFSLFAGLLPFSLEVDQSFIAAVLTVVGYTINDTVVVFDRIREYRRLYPKRDDEQVVNDALNSTLRRTFSTSLSTIVVLLAIFIFGGASIKGFIFALLVGIIVGTYSSLFIATPISFDLARRFKKKAEEKK; from the coding sequence ATGCAGAATAAAGGAGCGATTACACTACTCGCTGTTGCTTTGGCATTGGTGAGTCTTTATCAGTTGTTTTTTACTTATAAAACCAACCAGGTAGAGAACGCGGCGAAGGAGTTCGCCAACGGTAACCCTATTAAAGAGAAAGAGTATTTAGATTCGGTTGCGAACCAACCCGTCTACAATTTCCTCGGTTTAGCCAAATTCACTTACAAGGAATGTAAGGAACTGGAACTTAACCTCGGTTTGGACTTGAAGGGAGGTATGAACGTAACCATGGAAGTTGACGTGGTAGACGTGGTAAAAAGTCTGGCAAACCACAGCACGGATCCCGCTTTCAATCAGGCGATAGAGGAAGCCGTGAAGATGAGAGTTTCCAGTCCGAAAGACTTCGTGACTCTTTTCGGTGAGGCTTTCGAAAAGATTGCCCCGGGAGCGCAACTGGCATCCCCGGCTATTTTCGGTACGCACGAAATGAAAGAAAAGATCAAGGTTGGAGCCACCAACAAGGAAGTTCTTGACGTGATCCGCAAAGAAGCTGACGGAGCAATCGACAACACGTTCAACATTCTTCGTACTCGTATCGACCGTTTTGGTGTCGCTCAACCCAATATCCGTAAAGCCGACATCTCCGGAAGAATCGTTATCGAGTTGCCGGGTATCAAAGAACCGCAACGTGTGAGAGAGTTGTTGCAAGGAACTGCTGCATTGGAATTCTATGAAACATTCGACAACGCGAAAGGACAAGATGCCGGAGAAGATGCATTCATCAACTATTTGGCTGCTGCAGATCAAAAACTAAAAGAGGTTCTTGACGCACAAGTTTCCAATGTAGTAAATGAAGAAACAACCACACAAGTAAGCGAAACGGCACAAGAACAAGATAAGGAATCTGCTATTCTGGACGCGATCAAAGGCGAATCCGATTCTTTGAAAACGGTAAGCAGCATGGCCGAATACCAGAAAGAGCACCCGCTTTTTGCCGTATTGTCGCCCAACATGACCCAGCAAGGACAACCCGTTGGAGGTTCAACCATCGGATATGCCAACATAAAAGATACGGCTAAAATCAACGCCTATTTAAGATTACCGCAAGTAAGATCAGCTTTCCCCAGAAACGCACGCTTATTGTGGGAAATGAAAGCTGTAAACGGTATGGTTCCTTTACATGCTATCAAGATTACCACTCGTAACGGCAAAGCTCCGCTTGAAGGAGATGCTGTAATCGATGCAAGACAAGACTACGATCAACAAGGTCGTCCGGTGGTTTCCATGCAAATGAACGGCGAGGGGACCAAAACATGGGCTCGCTTAACGAAAGATAATATCGGACGTTGCATCGCTATCGTGCTTGACGGTATGGTTGCATCTTCTCCTAACGTAAACGATGAAATCAAGGGAGGTAGCTCTCAAATTTCCGGACGTTTTGACGTGAAAGAAGCAGGTGACCTTGCAAATATCTTGAAATCCGGTAAATTACCTGCACCCGCACGTATCATCGCGGACGAGGTGGTAGGAGCATCATTGGGACAAGAAGCTATTCAATCCGGTATGTGGTCATTCATCATCGCGTTCGTGTTGGTATTGGCCTACATGTTATTCTTCTATAGCAAGAGTGCCGGTTTGGCCGCTGACATCGCGTTGCTTGCCAACTTGTTCTTCTTGTTTGGTATTCTTGCATCCATCGGAGCCGTGCTGACCTTACCCGGTATCGCCGGTATCGTGTTGACCATGGGTATGGCTGTCGACGCCAACGTGTTGATTTACGAACGTATTCAAGAGGAAATCAGAGCCGGAAAAGGCTTGAAACTTGCTATCAAGGAAGGTTACAGTAATGCATACTCGGCTATTATCGACGGTCAGTTGACGACGTTATTAACCGGATTTATCCTGTACTACTTCGGAGAAGGCCCGATCAAAGGTTTCGCAACCACATTGATTATCGGTATCCTTTCTTCACTGTTCACAGCTATCTTCATCACTCGTCTGATCCTTGAAAGAGCTGCATCCAAGAGTGACAATGTTACCTTCACAACCTCGTTTACTGCAGATTGGTTGAGAAATACTAAATTCCCGTTCTTGCAAAAACGGAAAATCAGTTACACGCTTTCAGGTATCGTAATCCTACTTTGTTTCATATCCCTGTTCACCAGAGGTTTGGATAAAGGTATCGACTTCGTGGGAGGTAGAACTTATACCGTAACTTTCGCACAAGATGTACATGTGGGTGATGTTGCCGAGAAACTGGCAGGTGTTTACGGAAGTGCTCCCGAGGTGAAGACCGTGGGAACTGCAAACAACGTGAAGATCACCACGAAATACCGGATTGCTGAAACCGGAGCTGATGTTGATGCAAATGTTGACTCATTATTATATGTCGGGTTACAGGAGATGCTTCCTGCCGGAACGGATTACGAAACATTCCGTAGCGTGAACTTACAACAGACCCAAAAAATCGGACCTGCCGTGGCAGAAGACATGACAAGAGCTGCCGTTTGGTCGGTATTGTTTGCCTTGGTCGGTATCTTTATCTACATCATGGTACGATTCTCAAAATGGCAATATGGTGCCGGAGCTGTTGTCGGCTTGGCTCACAACACGATCATCGTAATCGGAGCCTTCTCCTTGTTTGCTGGCCTGTTGCCGTTCTCTTTGGAGGTTGACCAATCCTTTATCGCTGCCGTATTGACGGTTGTGGGTTACACCATCAACGATACCGTGGTTGTATTCGACCGTATCCGTGAGTACCGCAGACTATACCCGAAACGGGACGATGAACAAGTAGTAAATGATGCGTTGAACTCCACGCTACGTCGTACGTTCAGTACTTCATTGTCAACCATCGTCGTGTTGTTAGCGATATTCATTTTCGGTGGTGCATCTATCAAGGGATTCATTTTCGCCTTGTTAGTAGGTATCATTGTCGGTACATATTCATCACTGTTCATCGCAACTCCTATTTCTTTCGACTTGGCTAGAAGATTCAAGAAGAAAGCAGAAGAGAAGAAATAA
- a CDS encoding (2Fe-2S) ferredoxin domain-containing protein, protein MPKRQIRICLGSSCFSRGNNTNLGAIKKYLSENNLEADIDFCGHLCEELCSKGPIIRIDDKVYEEVNLSRLYKILQEEFPCN, encoded by the coding sequence ATGCCAAAGCGTCAGATCAGAATCTGTTTAGGAAGTTCTTGTTTTTCCCGGGGGAACAATACCAACCTCGGTGCAATCAAGAAATATCTGAGTGAAAACAACTTGGAAGCAGATATCGATTTCTGCGGGCACTTGTGTGAAGAATTGTGTAGCAAGGGGCCTATTATCCGGATCGATGACAAAGTGTATGAAGAAGTAAATCTATCGCGTTTGTACAAAATCTTACAAGAAGAGTTCCCATGCAACTAA